The following coding sequences lie in one Psychrobacter arenosus genomic window:
- a CDS encoding helix-turn-helix domain-containing protein → MILCNLPVLLAERRLKVADLIRMTGISKSTMHKIYNEQTTRIDFETMDKICEALDIDVGDLYTYVPNEEQKKSSHD, encoded by the coding sequence ATGATTTTATGTAATTTACCTGTTCTACTGGCAGAACGCAGATTAAAAGTCGCTGATTTAATTCGCATGACTGGCATTAGCAAATCAACAATGCACAAGATTTATAACGAGCAGACAACTCGAATCGACTTCGAGACAATGGATAAAATTTGCGAAGCATTAGATATAGATGTCGGTGACTTATATACCTATGTTCCCAATGAGGAACAAAAAAAAAGCAGTCATGACTAA